A genomic window from Ruminiclostridium cellulolyticum H10 includes:
- a CDS encoding acyl-CoA dehydratase activase-related protein, with product MKRVGIPRGLYYHKYSALWESFFKNLGADVIVSDITNKKILTNGSNACVSEACIPIKAYFGHVIELIGKVDYLFMPRFTSVARRQYICPEVCGVTDMVRNSVKELPKIIDTEINLRESRKNSWNAALYTGEFLTGDRKKISRAYKDAVNEYKSKRRALKFADTEFGASPAKDNLKIAIIGHSYTVYDTFLNMELMKKLNKYGASVVTLDMLDYLVSKDSCKELDKQFFWDYGTRAYGGAIQLIKNGRIDGILALTSFGCGVDSFVDELVEDKIRKDSDIPFMKLVLDEHSAEAGFLTRLEAFIDMIVRRRDNDFYISTSGKHLYNS from the coding sequence ATGAAAAGAGTGGGTATACCAAGAGGTTTATATTATCACAAGTACTCGGCGCTGTGGGAATCATTCTTCAAAAATCTTGGAGCAGATGTAATAGTTTCTGATATTACCAACAAGAAAATACTTACAAACGGTTCAAACGCGTGTGTTTCAGAAGCATGTATACCTATCAAGGCATATTTCGGCCACGTAATAGAGTTGATAGGAAAAGTTGATTATTTATTTATGCCAAGATTTACCAGTGTTGCAAGGAGACAATATATATGCCCGGAAGTTTGCGGTGTAACCGATATGGTACGAAATTCGGTTAAAGAACTTCCGAAAATTATAGATACTGAAATTAATCTCAGAGAATCCCGCAAAAATTCATGGAACGCAGCTCTTTATACGGGAGAATTTTTGACAGGGGACAGGAAGAAAATCAGCAGGGCTTACAAGGATGCGGTAAATGAGTATAAAAGTAAAAGAAGGGCCTTGAAATTTGCTGATACGGAGTTTGGTGCATCTCCTGCAAAGGACAATTTGAAAATTGCCATAATAGGTCATAGCTACACTGTTTATGATACATTCCTAAATATGGAGCTGATGAAAAAACTGAATAAATACGGTGCATCTGTGGTGACACTTGATATGTTGGATTACCTTGTATCAAAGGATAGCTGCAAGGAATTGGATAAGCAATTCTTCTGGGATTATGGTACAAGGGCTTACGGAGGGGCTATCCAGTTAATTAAGAACGGTAGAATAGACGGTATTCTTGCACTCACATCTTTTGGCTGCGGGGTAGACAGTTTTGTTGACGAACTTGTTGAAGATAAGATAAGGAAGGATAGCGATATACCGTTTATGAAACTGGTACTGGACGAGCATTCAGCTGAAGCGGGGTTTTTAACCAGACTTGAAGCATTTATTGATATGATTGTGAGGAGGCGGGATAATGATTTTTACATTTCCACATCTGGGAAACACCTATATAATAGCTAA
- a CDS encoding family 10 glycosylhydrolase, giving the protein MNKKIGVVCILLVFLMILPIAGYKLFSDRNYDGNVSNAQTVSKIEDLRGVWIASVSNIDFPSKPGISAEKQKKELDDIISNAQYMGLNAIFFQIRPTGDALYKSTIFPWSAYLTGKQGKENDNGFDPLAYIIEQAHKKGIQIHAWINPLRLSMGTTSNPTGNINVLSDNHPARKIPEAVVAAPTGQLYLDPGNPAAIKLITDGVAEIVKNYDVDGIHFDDYFYPSKSEGKGVDFNDSASYAKYKGSFKNKDDWRRNNINTLVKSTYNTVKNIKPSVQFGISPFAIWSNKDRNKEGSDTQGGISTYYDHYADSKKWVKEAYIDYIAPQIYWNIGFKVADYSVLVNWWKNVCRGTKVKLYVGHAAYKINDTTQSNDWLDPLQIPKQIAYNRKSNSVDGSIFYGYSKLKNNTLGIKDKLKGIFVSGRDPGSTVPEDRQLYIASPSNGYKTSSSRISIMGGGDPDQPIYLNGKKIETSSNGYFTVYMDLKVGENKFVFKHKGKETVLKITRNTKTTSSPYKMTKAEFRNGYFSPTQSMTMQTGKKITFSCQAPAGAKVWVEIGGYKAELKQTATVDANKGTLTPAKYSGTFTMPSVSGKERTKSLGKPVFVMEYNGKRITSEQSNIISVQSSKYYKYAVVNTSDAEAVARSGPSTDYSRITPLINGAADYIVGQQNGFYLLKSGVWTATSNVKVINDKAIATNKVSSVTLKSNGSYTDISFKMPVNTVFGVKSASNTLKLTLYNTSGMSVNKSIPSDAPFSSIGYKAVSGGAQYTFQLKSEGNYFGYYAEYKNGSLVFSMKNAPKISKSGSKPLKGLKVVLDAGHGGSESGAIGPMGRYGLYEKQVNLGITLNARKYLQSLGATVVMTRTSDKTVSLNDRANLIRKEKPDIAVSIHNNSMDVTADYTKHTGLLVLYSKDSSKVVAGYIKDQLVADLKRRDDGYRWQSLSVCTVTQSPAILIEGGFMSNPAEYEWLADYDNQVKIGNSVGKAIENWAYANAR; this is encoded by the coding sequence ATGAATAAAAAAATCGGGGTAGTATGTATATTGCTGGTTTTTCTGATGATTTTGCCAATTGCTGGTTACAAGCTGTTTTCAGACAGGAACTATGACGGAAATGTCTCAAATGCACAGACAGTATCAAAAATTGAAGATTTGAGGGGAGTATGGATTGCATCTGTGTCAAATATAGATTTTCCCTCAAAGCCGGGTATCAGTGCGGAAAAGCAGAAGAAAGAGCTGGATGATATCATCAGCAATGCTCAATACATGGGTCTTAATGCTATATTTTTCCAGATAAGACCGACGGGAGATGCTCTTTATAAATCTACAATTTTTCCATGGTCTGCATACCTGACAGGAAAGCAGGGAAAAGAGAATGATAATGGTTTTGACCCTTTAGCGTACATAATTGAACAGGCTCATAAAAAAGGAATACAGATACATGCGTGGATAAATCCTCTTAGATTATCAATGGGTACAACCAGTAATCCTACCGGAAATATTAATGTACTTTCGGACAACCATCCCGCTAGAAAGATTCCTGAAGCAGTTGTAGCAGCCCCTACAGGTCAGCTGTATCTTGATCCGGGAAATCCCGCCGCAATTAAGCTGATAACTGATGGTGTAGCCGAAATTGTCAAAAATTATGATGTTGATGGAATACATTTTGATGATTATTTCTATCCTTCAAAATCGGAAGGAAAAGGTGTTGATTTTAACGACTCGGCCTCTTATGCAAAGTACAAGGGAAGTTTTAAAAACAAGGATGACTGGAGACGCAATAACATCAATACACTTGTAAAAAGCACCTACAACACTGTTAAAAATATTAAGCCTTCAGTTCAGTTTGGAATAAGTCCTTTTGCAATATGGTCAAACAAGGATAGAAATAAGGAAGGTTCAGATACACAAGGCGGAATATCCACATATTATGACCACTATGCAGATTCTAAAAAGTGGGTAAAAGAAGCATACATAGATTACATAGCACCACAGATTTATTGGAATATAGGGTTCAAGGTAGCAGATTATTCTGTACTGGTAAACTGGTGGAAGAACGTGTGTAGAGGAACAAAAGTAAAGCTTTATGTAGGACATGCCGCATACAAAATAAATGATACAACACAGTCAAATGACTGGCTTGACCCGCTTCAAATTCCAAAGCAGATTGCATATAACAGAAAAAGCAATTCTGTAGACGGAAGCATATTTTACGGATACTCCAAGCTGAAGAACAATACACTTGGTATAAAGGACAAGCTCAAAGGAATATTTGTATCAGGCAGAGATCCCGGAAGTACCGTTCCAGAGGACAGGCAGCTTTATATAGCTTCCCCTTCTAACGGTTATAAAACTTCATCATCCAGGATAAGTATTATGGGGGGCGGTGATCCTGACCAGCCAATATACCTAAACGGTAAGAAAATTGAGACTTCCTCCAATGGTTACTTCACCGTATATATGGACTTGAAAGTTGGAGAGAACAAATTTGTATTCAAACATAAAGGTAAGGAGACAGTGTTAAAGATAACACGCAATACAAAAACAACCTCGAGTCCTTACAAGATGACAAAGGCTGAGTTCAGAAATGGTTATTTTTCACCTACCCAGAGTATGACTATGCAGACGGGTAAAAAGATTACATTTTCATGTCAAGCTCCTGCAGGAGCAAAGGTTTGGGTCGAAATCGGAGGCTATAAGGCAGAGTTGAAACAGACAGCCACTGTTGATGCAAACAAAGGAACACTAACACCTGCAAAGTATTCAGGAACCTTTACAATGCCCTCTGTTTCAGGAAAAGAACGTACTAAAAGCCTCGGAAAGCCTGTATTTGTAATGGAATATAATGGTAAAAGAATTACTTCAGAACAAAGTAATATAATAAGTGTACAATCATCCAAATACTATAAATATGCTGTTGTAAATACCAGTGATGCTGAGGCGGTAGCACGTTCCGGGCCATCAACGGATTATTCAAGAATAACACCTTTGATTAACGGTGCGGCAGATTATATTGTAGGTCAGCAAAATGGTTTTTATCTTCTGAAGAGCGGAGTATGGACAGCCACAAGCAATGTAAAAGTTATAAACGACAAAGCAATTGCAACTAACAAGGTTTCGTCAGTTACATTAAAGTCAAACGGCAGCTATACGGATATAAGCTTTAAGATGCCTGTTAATACGGTATTTGGTGTTAAGTCAGCTTCAAATACGCTTAAATTGACCCTGTACAATACATCGGGTATGAGCGTTAATAAATCGATACCATCTGATGCACCATTTTCTTCAATAGGGTACAAGGCTGTTTCCGGCGGAGCTCAATATACATTTCAATTAAAATCTGAGGGCAACTATTTTGGTTACTATGCAGAATATAAAAACGGTTCACTTGTATTCTCCATGAAAAATGCACCCAAGATTTCCAAGAGCGGTTCAAAGCCGCTTAAAGGCTTGAAGGTAGTACTTGATGCAGGTCATGGAGGTTCAGAATCGGGAGCTATTGGGCCTATGGGCAGATACGGACTCTATGAAAAACAGGTAAACCTGGGAATAACGTTAAATGCCCGGAAATATCTGCAATCACTTGGTGCAACGGTTGTTATGACAAGGACTTCGGATAAGACTGTCAGCCTGAATGACAGGGCAAACCTCATACGCAAGGAAAAGCCGGATATTGCAGTATCAATTCATAACAATTCAATGGATGTAACGGCTGACTATACAAAGCATACAGGGTTACTGGTACTGTACTCAAAAGACAGCTCTAAGGTTGTAGCCGGATATATCAAAGATCAGTTGGTTGCAGACCTGAAGAGAAGGGATGATGGCTACAGATGGCAGAGTCTTTCAGTATGTACTGTCACTCAATCACCTGCAATACTTATTGAGGGAGGATTTATGTCAAATCCTGCCGAGTATGAGTGGCTTGCAGATTATGACAATCAGGTTAAGATAGGTAATTCCGTTGGTAAAGCCATTGAAAACTGGGCATATGCCAATGCAAGATAA
- the fba gene encoding class II fructose-1,6-bisphosphate aldolase, with translation MPLVTSAEMFKKAYEGGYAIGAFNVNNMEIVQGITEAAKEVNAPLILQVSAGARKYANHTYLMKLVEAAIAETGLPICLHLDHGDTFELCKSCIDGGFTSVMIDGSHHSFEDNIALTKQVVDYAHARGVVVEAELGRLAGIEDAVNVSEADAAFTNPAEVEEFVTKTGVDSLAIAIGTSHGAYKFKPGTKPQLRFDILEEVSKRLPNFPIVLHGASSVIPEFVDMINNNGGKMPDAIGIPEDMLRQAAKMAVCKINIDSDLRLAMTGSIRKYFNEHPDHFDPRQYLKPAREAIKGLVKDKIVNVLGCDGKA, from the coding sequence ATGCCATTAGTAACTTCTGCCGAAATGTTTAAAAAAGCGTATGAAGGCGGCTATGCTATAGGAGCTTTCAATGTCAATAACATGGAAATTGTTCAAGGAATAACTGAAGCTGCAAAAGAAGTAAATGCTCCTCTTATTCTTCAAGTATCTGCTGGAGCAAGAAAGTATGCGAACCATACTTATCTTATGAAATTAGTTGAGGCTGCTATAGCTGAAACAGGTTTGCCAATCTGTCTGCATCTTGACCATGGTGATACTTTCGAGCTTTGTAAATCATGTATTGACGGCGGATTCACTTCCGTTATGATAGATGGTTCACACCATTCATTTGAAGATAACATAGCACTTACAAAGCAGGTTGTTGATTACGCTCATGCAAGAGGAGTTGTTGTTGAAGCTGAACTTGGTAGACTTGCAGGTATCGAAGATGCAGTTAACGTATCAGAGGCTGATGCAGCATTTACAAATCCTGCTGAGGTTGAAGAATTTGTTACAAAAACTGGTGTTGATTCATTGGCAATAGCAATCGGTACAAGCCATGGGGCTTACAAATTCAAGCCGGGAACAAAGCCACAGCTCAGATTTGATATATTGGAAGAAGTTTCAAAGAGACTTCCTAATTTCCCAATAGTTCTCCACGGTGCATCATCCGTTATCCCTGAGTTTGTTGATATGATAAACAACAACGGCGGAAAAATGCCTGATGCAATAGGTATTCCGGAAGATATGCTCCGTCAGGCTGCTAAGATGGCAGTTTGTAAGATCAATATTGACTCTGACTTGAGACTTGCTATGACTGGTTCAATCAGAAAGTACTTCAATGAGCATCCTGACCACTTCGACCCAAGACAGTATTTAAAGCCAGCTAGAGAGGCTATAAAGGGTCTTGTAAAGGACAAGATAGTTAACGTTCTTGGTTGCGATGGTAAGGCGTAA
- a CDS encoding 6-phosphofructokinase has translation MTVLKGAAIFGQSGGPTSVINASACGVFQEALKQDAITAVYGAAHGIKGILDEKFYDMSKEDAYELDLLKTTPSSALGSVRYKLKSADEDETDYKRLVEVFKKYNIRYFFYNGGNDSMDTCNKVSKYMQKVGYECRVMGVPKTIDNDLFGTDHCPGYSSAAKYIATSTMEVYHDARVYNTGMITILEVMGRNAGWLTAATALAAYKGAGPDLIYLPEIDFDMDQFLTDCIRIYKETGNCIVAVSEGIKDKNGKYISEYGSDLAQQKDSFGHSQLGGLAATLAAIVKEKTGAKVRGIEFSLLQRCAAHCGSARDVEESYMSGQMAVKYAVEGMTDKMVGFKRAEGSEYKCEIQLLDLSDVANTEKKIPREWINEAGNGLKQEFVDYALPLIQGESAPPKEDGLPRFAKLKKVLATK, from the coding sequence ATGACTGTATTAAAAGGTGCCGCTATTTTCGGACAATCAGGTGGACCAACATCAGTAATCAATGCCAGTGCTTGCGGAGTATTTCAGGAAGCATTAAAGCAGGATGCAATAACTGCTGTATATGGAGCCGCTCATGGTATAAAAGGTATTCTCGATGAAAAATTCTATGACATGAGCAAGGAAGATGCTTATGAACTTGACTTATTAAAAACTACTCCTTCTTCAGCTCTAGGTTCTGTTCGCTATAAGCTAAAATCAGCAGACGAAGACGAAACAGATTACAAGAGACTTGTAGAAGTTTTCAAGAAGTATAATATCAGATATTTCTTCTATAACGGCGGAAATGATTCAATGGATACTTGCAACAAGGTCAGCAAGTACATGCAGAAGGTTGGCTATGAGTGTAGAGTAATGGGTGTTCCAAAGACTATTGATAATGACCTTTTCGGAACAGACCACTGCCCAGGATACTCAAGTGCAGCTAAATACATCGCTACTTCAACTATGGAAGTTTACCATGATGCAAGAGTTTACAATACAGGTATGATTACCATACTCGAAGTTATGGGAAGAAACGCAGGATGGCTGACAGCTGCAACCGCTTTGGCTGCATATAAAGGTGCAGGCCCTGACTTGATATATCTCCCCGAAATAGATTTTGATATGGATCAGTTCCTTACTGACTGCATCAGAATTTATAAAGAAACCGGTAACTGCATAGTTGCTGTTTCAGAAGGGATAAAGGATAAAAACGGCAAGTATATTTCAGAATACGGCTCAGACCTCGCTCAGCAAAAAGATTCATTCGGTCACTCACAATTGGGCGGTCTTGCTGCTACTCTGGCTGCAATCGTTAAGGAAAAGACTGGAGCAAAAGTTCGTGGAATCGAATTCAGCCTTCTCCAAAGATGTGCTGCTCACTGCGGTTCTGCAAGAGACGTAGAGGAATCCTACATGTCAGGTCAAATGGCAGTGAAATACGCTGTTGAAGGAATGACTGACAAGATGGTTGGCTTCAAGAGAGCTGAAGGCAGCGAATACAAGTGTGAAATTCAGCTTCTTGATTTGAGCGACGTTGCCAATACGGAAAAGAAGATTCCTAGAGAATGGATTAACGAAGCTGGAAATGGCTTAAAGCAAGAATTTGTAGACTATGCTTTACCATTAATTCAAGGTGAATCAGCTCCTCCTAAGGAAGACGGTCTTCCTAGATTTGCAAAGCTTAAAAAAGTTCTTGCAACTAAATAA
- the pflB gene encoding formate C-acetyltransferase, producing MRLNISDFKPGKWQNSIDVQDFIQTNYTPYDGDGSFLCGASSKTRQLWETCRSLLVEEHLNGGILDIDTETVASINSHKPGFIDEKYEVIKGLQTDTPLKRAFLAKTGYRMAKQACQQFDAAPSPEFDKIFSKSIKTHNDGVFSAYTNEMRKARRCGVITGLPDTYGRGRIIGDYRRVALYGTDVLISQKQKDLDSLIGTMTDGVIRLREEIQDQIAALNDLAVLGGSYGFDMKRPALNAFEAVQWTYLAFLGALKETNGAANSLGRLNVFFDIFIQRDINNGILTEEDAQELIDQFVIKLRFIRHLRTKEYNELFAGDPVWLTESLGGMSSDGRHMVSKTSFRFLQTLKNLGAAPEPNLTILWSVKLPENFKKFCAEISIVTSAIQYENDDLMQPQYGDDYGISCCVSAMRLGKDMQFFGARCNLAKLLLLSLNGGRDEISGDQVAPEIKPYEGEYLEYEKVMKNFLELQDWLTGLYVDTMNIIHYMHDKYAYERLMMALHDTDVNRLMAFGISGLSVLVDSLSAIKHTRVRVVRDQRGIITDFELEGSYPQYGNNDDRADCIAKEVVTSFYNSLKAHPTYRNATHTLSILTITSNVVYGKKTGSTPDGRKKGEPFAPGANPMHNRDKSGILAMMNSVASIPYNVCSDGISLTLSVIPNALGKARETKISNLSALIDGYVMSSGHHINVNVLDKETLENAIKEPMKYNQLTVRVSGYAVHFVKLTKAQQLEVLSRTFHEAM from the coding sequence ATGAGGCTAAACATTTCTGATTTTAAGCCGGGTAAATGGCAAAATTCTATTGACGTACAGGATTTCATCCAGACAAACTACACTCCATATGATGGTGATGGAAGTTTTCTATGCGGAGCAAGTTCAAAAACCAGACAGCTCTGGGAGACCTGCAGAAGTCTTTTGGTTGAGGAACATTTAAACGGTGGAATTCTTGATATTGACACAGAAACCGTAGCAAGTATAAACAGTCACAAACCCGGCTTTATAGACGAGAAGTACGAAGTAATAAAGGGGCTTCAGACAGACACACCCTTAAAAAGAGCCTTTCTTGCAAAAACCGGTTACAGAATGGCTAAACAGGCCTGTCAGCAGTTTGACGCTGCACCTTCACCCGAGTTTGACAAAATTTTCAGTAAAAGCATTAAAACACATAATGATGGTGTTTTCAGTGCATATACGAATGAAATGCGTAAGGCTAGAAGATGTGGAGTTATAACCGGGCTCCCCGATACATATGGCAGAGGCCGTATAATCGGCGATTATAGAAGAGTTGCCCTTTATGGTACGGATGTTTTGATAAGTCAAAAGCAAAAAGACCTGGACAGTCTTATAGGTACCATGACTGATGGCGTTATAAGGCTCAGGGAAGAAATTCAAGATCAGATCGCCGCACTCAATGATCTTGCTGTTCTTGGCGGTTCCTATGGTTTTGATATGAAGCGGCCTGCCCTAAATGCCTTTGAAGCTGTCCAATGGACGTATTTGGCATTTTTAGGTGCTTTAAAGGAAACTAATGGTGCCGCAAATTCTTTGGGCAGACTAAATGTTTTTTTTGATATATTTATCCAACGGGATATAAATAACGGTATTCTGACAGAGGAAGATGCTCAGGAGCTGATTGACCAGTTTGTAATAAAACTGAGGTTTATAAGACACTTACGTACCAAAGAGTATAACGAACTCTTTGCAGGTGACCCTGTTTGGCTGACCGAATCCCTCGGCGGAATGAGCAGTGACGGAAGACATATGGTTTCCAAGACCTCCTTCAGATTCCTTCAAACTTTAAAGAATCTGGGAGCTGCACCTGAACCCAACCTTACAATCCTTTGGTCTGTTAAACTACCCGAAAATTTTAAAAAGTTTTGTGCTGAAATATCTATTGTAACAAGTGCAATACAGTACGAAAATGATGATCTTATGCAGCCCCAGTACGGTGATGATTACGGGATTTCATGTTGTGTATCTGCTATGCGTCTTGGTAAGGATATGCAGTTTTTTGGTGCGAGATGTAACCTTGCAAAGTTACTTTTATTATCTCTTAACGGAGGGCGTGATGAAATTAGCGGAGATCAGGTTGCACCTGAAATCAAGCCTTACGAAGGTGAATACCTTGAATATGAGAAGGTTATGAAAAACTTCCTTGAGCTCCAGGATTGGCTGACAGGTTTATATGTAGACACAATGAATATTATACACTATATGCACGACAAATATGCGTATGAGCGTCTCATGATGGCTCTGCATGATACGGATGTAAACAGGCTTATGGCCTTTGGTATATCAGGACTGTCAGTACTTGTGGATTCCCTGAGTGCCATAAAGCATACACGCGTCAGGGTTGTAAGGGACCAACGGGGTATTATTACAGACTTTGAGCTTGAAGGAAGTTATCCGCAATACGGAAATAATGACGACAGAGCCGATTGTATTGCAAAAGAAGTTGTTACAAGCTTTTATAACAGCCTCAAGGCTCATCCTACCTACCGTAATGCAACGCACACTTTATCAATTCTAACCATAACATCAAACGTCGTGTACGGTAAAAAAACAGGCTCGACTCCTGACGGCCGCAAAAAAGGAGAACCTTTTGCCCCCGGTGCGAACCCCATGCATAATAGAGATAAGTCAGGAATACTTGCCATGATGAATTCAGTGGCAAGTATTCCCTACAATGTGTGCAGTGACGGTATATCCCTTACCCTATCGGTTATTCCTAATGCTCTGGGCAAGGCGAGGGAGACCAAAATCTCAAACCTTTCTGCTCTGATTGACGGATATGTAATGAGCAGCGGTCATCATATAAATGTAAATGTACTTGATAAGGAAACTCTGGAAAATGCCATAAAGGAACCAATGAAATACAACCAGCTTACGGTTCGTGTGTCGGGCTATGCAGTACATTTTGTAAAGCTGACCAAGGCACAGCAATTGGAGGTATTATCCAGGACATTTCATGAAGCTATGTAA
- a CDS encoding flavin reductase family protein has protein sequence MAKQVWKPSTMLNPVPVVMVSCTDKEGKPNIITLAWTGTINSDPPMVSISVRKERYSFELIKEKGEFVINLPTKKLAFATDYCGVKSGRDIDKFKEMGLTAEAASKVGVPLIKECPLNLECIVKQSIELGSHVLFLAEVVATNVEETLLDEKGKLDLSKAELICYSHGEYYPLGKPLGYFGYSVTKRKNLKRNQK, from the coding sequence TTGGCAAAACAAGTTTGGAAACCGTCTACAATGTTAAATCCTGTACCAGTTGTAATGGTATCATGTACAGATAAAGAAGGGAAGCCCAATATAATTACTCTTGCCTGGACAGGTACGATTAACTCTGACCCTCCTATGGTCTCAATATCTGTAAGAAAGGAACGATATTCTTTCGAGCTTATAAAAGAAAAAGGCGAATTTGTAATTAACCTTCCTACAAAAAAGCTGGCATTTGCCACGGATTACTGTGGTGTTAAGTCAGGAAGAGATATTGATAAATTTAAAGAAATGGGTTTGACCGCAGAAGCAGCTTCAAAAGTAGGAGTTCCTCTCATAAAGGAATGTCCCTTGAATTTGGAATGTATAGTTAAACAGTCTATAGAGCTGGGTTCACATGTATTGTTTCTGGCCGAAGTCGTTGCTACAAATGTTGAGGAAACATTATTGGATGAAAAGGGAAAACTTGATTTAAGCAAAGCTGAATTGATTTGCTATTCACATGGTGAGTATTATCCCCTTGGAAAACCTTTAGGATATTTTGGGTACTCTGTTACAAAAAGGAAGAATCTCAAGAGAAATCAAAAATAA
- a CDS encoding glycoside hydrolase family 9 protein, with translation MNWKNTIISLTLAGSFIFTMSSCTSKPVSSNVPEVTNQAVTSMSQDLKAENEISDDVHVNQLGYKTLSKKIAVIKGQYKKFQVVDSKTGVAVLTGDLTGNPKDESSGDTVCYADFSKITVPGKYFISISGLGKSYDFLIDDNVYSKLGDAMLKALCYQRCGTALTPDFAGEYSHAECHKTLAKFYNDETREIDVSGGWHDAGDYGRYVVPATVTVAGLLLAYEFYPQVFTDAVRIPESGNKIPDVLDEAKYGIEWLLKMQDSESGGVYHKVTSRVFPEMTTMPDKDVDNQLVMSISTNATADFAAVTAMASRIYVTIDPVFSQNCLQASQKAWEWLEKNKDFVSFKNPSDVASGEYGDSSGKDEKAWAAAELFRATGNEKYNEYFTDNYQIEGFGLGWQNVSGFAAIAYMFSDVSGTDQKKVDEIKKAWLDKADMFASTGQKDGYLVAMHKMEYNWGSNMNVATHAMHLLISDRLKTDDKYIHTAEDCTHYLLGRNTLNQSYITGFGSKQVKKPHHRPSAADLALNPVPGLMVGGPDSALEDDVAKSKLSGKFPAECYIDDINSFSTNEVATYWNSPVIFILGYLNSNRLL, from the coding sequence ATGAATTGGAAAAATACAATTATAAGCCTTACTCTGGCAGGCAGTTTTATTTTTACCATGAGTTCATGTACTTCCAAGCCTGTAAGCAGTAATGTTCCAGAAGTAACAAATCAGGCGGTTACAAGTATGTCTCAAGATTTAAAAGCTGAAAACGAAATAAGTGATGATGTACATGTAAACCAGTTAGGTTATAAGACACTGTCTAAAAAGATAGCTGTTATTAAGGGGCAATATAAGAAGTTTCAGGTGGTTGACAGTAAAACAGGTGTGGCAGTTTTAACAGGAGATCTTACTGGGAATCCAAAGGACGAATCCAGCGGAGATACCGTATGCTATGCGGACTTTAGCAAAATTACAGTACCCGGTAAGTACTTTATCTCGATATCAGGATTAGGTAAATCATATGATTTTTTAATAGATGATAATGTATATTCAAAGCTTGGTGACGCTATGCTTAAAGCACTTTGTTACCAGCGGTGCGGAACAGCACTTACACCTGATTTTGCAGGTGAATACAGCCATGCGGAATGTCACAAGACATTAGCTAAATTCTATAACGATGAGACAAGGGAGATTGACGTAAGCGGAGGCTGGCATGATGCAGGAGATTATGGAAGATACGTTGTACCTGCAACAGTAACAGTTGCAGGTTTACTTCTGGCATACGAGTTTTATCCTCAGGTATTTACGGATGCAGTAAGGATTCCTGAAAGCGGCAATAAAATACCGGATGTTCTTGATGAAGCAAAATACGGAATTGAGTGGCTTCTTAAAATGCAGGATAGTGAATCGGGCGGAGTATATCACAAAGTTACTTCAAGGGTATTCCCGGAAATGACAACAATGCCTGACAAGGATGTTGACAATCAGCTTGTAATGTCCATATCAACTAATGCTACTGCTGATTTTGCAGCAGTTACGGCAATGGCTTCAAGAATATATGTTACTATAGATCCAGTATTTTCTCAAAACTGTTTGCAGGCCTCCCAAAAAGCTTGGGAATGGCTTGAAAAAAACAAGGATTTCGTCAGTTTCAAGAATCCTTCCGATGTGGCATCAGGAGAGTATGGCGACAGTTCAGGAAAGGATGAGAAGGCTTGGGCCGCTGCAGAACTCTTCAGAGCCACAGGAAACGAGAAGTACAACGAATATTTTACAGACAATTATCAAATTGAAGGCTTTGGACTTGGATGGCAAAATGTAAGCGGATTTGCGGCAATTGCATATATGTTTTCAGACGTATCAGGAACCGATCAGAAAAAAGTAGATGAAATCAAAAAGGCATGGCTTGATAAAGCGGATATGTTTGCCTCTACTGGACAAAAGGATGGGTATCTGGTAGCAATGCATAAAATGGAGTATAATTGGGGGAGCAACATGAATGTCGCAACACATGCCATGCATCTGCTCATATCTGACCGTCTTAAAACTGATGATAAATATATACACACAGCAGAAGATTGCACCCATTATCTGTTGGGGAGAAATACACTTAACCAGAGCTATATAACAGGGTTTGGGTCAAAGCAGGTAAAGAAACCACATCATAGACCGTCAGCGGCTGATCTGGCATTAAATCCTGTTCCAGGATTAATGGTAGGGGGGCCGGACTCGGCACTGGAGGATGATGTAGCAAAAAGCAAACTCTCAGGGAAGTTTCCTGCTGAGTGCTATATTGATGATATAAATTCCTTTTCAACAAATGAAGTTGCTACCTACTGGAATTCGCCGGTAATTTTTATTCTAGGTTATTTAAACTCAAATAGATTATTATAA